From the Ruania alkalisoli genome, one window contains:
- a CDS encoding choice-of-anchor A family protein, with protein MLHKPRHRTTMAGGLLAAVGAILLATSSAVAAPGDTIGPLNPVTYPLGQSTSERPANSDFLVFVEGDVQLNADEAEGTLALGGDLLFASSYNVMSPRETFTAPGDTVPVALFVGGGVDWSGGPQVLSVLGGGYVKIADTSTYDTFNTDSNGANVNARVVPPGGSYESNPPRIDLTSPQSPASISAPVPADLVDIETAFERYRPTSTLLGQCASTVQLLNRDDGSPVTSPLAPGANVRLPIEPDQTNVLNITTDDLANTAEISFPDPPTASSPLLVNVFGTSFAGAFPNQAGVGEADAPSILYNFVDATSVVINGGDSVNGTIYAPHAELNWQVTQNIAGNVIAASFIHGIPAQAPPGVPREVHDFPFAAELTCREEGPTPTPTPTPTPTPTPTPTPTPTSVPSPTPGPSASPGPVEPSEPGGDDGSGTLPDTGGWIDGVTASTVGLTLIAGGVALVAAAQLRTRRRDRV; from the coding sequence ATGTTGCACAAGCCACGTCACCGCACGACGATGGCCGGAGGGCTCCTGGCTGCTGTTGGCGCCATACTCCTGGCGACCTCATCGGCCGTGGCCGCACCAGGGGACACCATCGGACCGCTGAACCCGGTGACCTATCCACTTGGGCAGTCGACGTCCGAGCGCCCCGCAAACAGCGATTTCCTGGTGTTCGTCGAAGGGGATGTGCAGCTGAACGCCGATGAAGCCGAAGGAACACTGGCTCTCGGTGGGGATCTGTTGTTTGCGTCCTCGTACAACGTCATGAGCCCACGCGAGACCTTCACGGCGCCCGGCGACACTGTTCCGGTGGCCCTGTTCGTCGGGGGAGGGGTGGACTGGTCCGGCGGGCCCCAGGTGCTCTCGGTGCTCGGCGGCGGGTACGTGAAGATCGCTGACACCAGCACCTACGACACCTTCAACACCGACTCGAACGGGGCGAACGTGAACGCCCGTGTCGTGCCGCCCGGGGGGAGTTACGAGTCGAACCCGCCACGTATCGATCTCACCTCGCCGCAGTCGCCTGCCTCCATCAGTGCTCCAGTCCCAGCGGACCTGGTCGACATCGAGACGGCGTTCGAGCGTTACCGGCCGACATCCACGCTGCTCGGTCAATGCGCCTCCACTGTGCAACTGCTGAACCGCGACGACGGCTCCCCGGTTACGTCCCCCCTCGCCCCCGGGGCGAACGTGCGCCTGCCGATCGAGCCCGACCAGACCAACGTCCTGAACATCACCACCGATGACCTGGCGAACACCGCGGAGATCAGTTTTCCGGACCCGCCCACCGCATCCTCACCGTTGCTGGTGAACGTCTTCGGCACCTCGTTCGCGGGCGCGTTCCCGAACCAGGCCGGAGTCGGAGAGGCGGATGCGCCGTCGATCCTCTACAACTTCGTCGACGCGACCTCCGTCGTCATCAATGGGGGCGACAGCGTGAACGGGACGATCTATGCGCCCCACGCCGAGCTCAACTGGCAGGTCACTCAGAACATCGCCGGGAACGTGATCGCCGCATCGTTCATCCATGGCATCCCGGCCCAGGCTCCGCCGGGGGTGCCGCGCGAAGTGCATGACTTCCCGTTCGCCGCTGAGCTGACCTGCCGTGAAGAGGGCCCCACGCCCACCCCGACGCCGACGCCGACACCCACGCCGACTCCCACTCCCACCCCCACCCCGACCTCGGTACCCAGCCCCACCCCTGGACCCTCGGCATCCCCCGGGCCGGTGGAGCCCTCCGAGCCCGGCGGGGACGACGGCTCCGGCACGTTGC